One Eurosta solidaginis isolate ZX-2024a chromosome 5, ASM4086904v1, whole genome shotgun sequence DNA segment encodes these proteins:
- the LOC137252819 gene encoding uncharacterized protein: MSQQPHGYMRVQPTPPAPYNIESGVLHRAKLYPLPEFDGNPEDWPLFYSSFADTTREFNYSDRQNLMRLQKALKGDAKRAVTSLLIFPENVPNILEELRFNFGRPELLIRAQLRKVQSFPNITEDRMEQVLDLSNQVRNITAFFKSARCEQHLVNPTLLEHLISKLPASKQFEWSKHASTVTPFATVETFAEWVGNLAKIIAIMPKVADKATHSTSFRAPRRSDQRPVIASRFLHSSQGNINQQWMCIACNQSHSLEDCPQFKTRNIENRWALVKRQRLCFACLQGGHNLQSCQKKKRCNIQECQRVHHRLLHASSNTHTVTSATTNNAEVVLSCQGECRSILFKVIPVTLFGPKGHMETHAMFDEDSSISLLEEDVANQLGLNGQSSSLTLQWYGENTATEKSRIVSLEVQGNQGGAPFPLKNAPTVKSLNLPSQSFQNYRHFGNLPVASYNNVKPTLLLGLDNSFLGIATETVTNGPSQLIAAKTKLGWLAYGPTDKMDSTSPRVLMIRDPPLSKKICNMVEEYFTLENLGVKAAVIEGEDDMRAKAILKSTAIKIGDRYEIGLLWKQDDIVFPPSYDMAKRR, from the coding sequence ATGTCACAGCAGCCGCATGGTTATATGCGGGTACAGCCAACACCGCCTGCGCCATATAATATTGAGTCAGGAGTTTTGCACAGAGCAAAGTTGTACCCACTGCCGGAGTTTGACGGCAATCCCGAGGATTGGCCGCTGTTTTACTCCAGTTTCGCCGACACAACACGCGAGTTCAACTATAGTGATCGCCAAAATTTAATGCGCCTACAAAAGGCGTTAAAAGGTGATGCGAAGCGGGCAGTCACATCACTGCTTATCTTCCCAGAAAATGTGCCAAACATATTAGAAGAGCTGAGATTTAACTTCGGTCGGCCAGAACTGCTGATTCGTGCGCAGTTACGTAAGGTACAATCATTTCCAAATATAACAGAGGACCGTATGGAACAGGTGCTGGACCTCTCCAATCAGGTACGCAATATAACTGCATTCTTTAAGTCAGCAAGGTGTGAGCAGCACTTAGTAAATCCGACGTTGCTTGAGCATCTTATTTCAAAGCTCCCAGCCTCGAAACAGTTCGAGTGGAGTAAACACGCATCTACGGTGACACCATTTGCCACAGTGGAAACATTTGCCGAATGGGTCGGTAACCTAGCCAAAATAATAGCTATTATGCCAAAAGTTGCTGATAAGGCAACACATTCAACATCATTTAGAGCTCCTCGTCGATCGGATCAGAGACCGGTCATAGCAAGTCGCTTTCTACACAGTAGTCAGGGTAATATAAATCAACAATGGATGTGCATTGCATGCAATCAGTCACACTCATTGGAGGACTGTCCCCAATTTAAAACACGTAACATAGAAAATCGATGGGCCCTAGTCAAACGTCAACGTCTTTGTTTTGCATGCCTGCAAGGAGGACACAATTTGCAAAGCTGTCAAAAGAAAAAGCGGTGTAATATACAAGAATGTCAACGTGTACATCATCGCTTACTGCACGCGTCATCGAATACGCATACGGTCACATCAGCTACCACAAATAATGCGGAAGTCGTCCTCAGTTGCCAAGGTGAGTGTCGTTCCATTCTATTTAAAGTTATACCCGTCACATTATTTGGGCCGAAGGGTCACATGGAGACACACGCCATGTTCGACGAAGACTCTTCTATTTCTTTGCTAGAAGAAGACGTCGCTAATCAGCTGGGTTTGAATGGTCAATCATCATCACTAACACTACAATGGTATGGCGAGAACACAGCAACAGAGAAATCTCGCATAGTGTCGTTGGAGGTACAGGGTAATCAAGGTGGCGCACCATTTCCACTGAAGAACGCTCCCACAGTCAAAAGCTTGAATCTGCCTAGTCAATCGTTTCAAAACTATCGCCATTTTGGTAACTTACCAGTCGCCAGCTACAACAACGTAAAGCCGACGTTGCTCTTGGGTTTAGACAACAGCTTTCTCGGTATTGCCACCGAAACAGTTACGAACGGGCCGAGCCAATTAATTGCCGCCAAGACAAAATTAGGATGGCTGGCTTACGGGCCAACTGATAAGATGGATTCGACTAGTCCACGGGTACTTATGATCAGAGACCCGCCTCTGTCGAAAAAGATATGCAACATGGTCGAAGAATATTTTACATTAGAAAACTTGGGAGTGAAAGCAGCTGTTATCGAGGGAGAAGACGATATGCGTGCAAAAGCTATTTTGAAATCGACAGCAATTAAGATCGGCGACAGGTACGAGATTGGTTTGTTGTGGAAGCAAGACGACATTGTATTTCCACCTAGCTACGATATGGCGAAGAGACGGTAG